From Podospora bellae-mahoneyi strain CBS 112042 chromosome 3, whole genome shotgun sequence, the proteins below share one genomic window:
- a CDS encoding hypothetical protein (EggNog:ENOG503P5DN) — translation MAGPGFDPNEIHNFLRTYPSSDYTGVYGYSQNPYSVGVETPRYAVSIVSGDLPDGSEFDHTNSDVQSSYTAAPSVASRAYTTTSTMQSSTASVFSRWDDQSSVGRTSIASGRRSIAAPPAPTNWTQQTGELWCEFSELKGCSAIFRLDDEVGWIEHHVRHLREKLPVQSRCWFCDDYPFVAESPSDLYPRFYERMQHIRWHIDFERVTSDHMRPDFHVVEHMYRQRLIPEHTYRLAMQFDELPPQLQIPGTPGAAPPSSSSSMSRPSRNSSSRHRMDEIYSQGSGYRLRR, via the coding sequence ATGGCTGGCCCTGGTTTTGATCCCAACGAGATTCACAACTTTCTTCGCACGTATCCTTCGAGCGACTACACTGGAGTGTACGGCTATTCCCAGAATCCATACAGTGTCGGTGTTGAGACTCCCCGATATGCAGTCTCGATAGTCAGCGGTGACTTGCCAGATGGTTCTGAGTTTGACCATACCAATTCTGACGTCCAATCGTCATATACAGCAGCGCCGAGTGTTGCGTCACGAGCATATACCACTACATCCACGATGCAGTCCAGTACAGCATCTGTATTCAGCCGATGGGATGACCAGAGCTCGGTAGGCAGAACTTCGATAGCGTCCGGACGGAGAAGTATTGCGGCGCCACCAGCTCCTACCAATTGGACGCAGCAGACTGGTGAGCTGTGGTGCGAATTCAGCGAGCTCAAGGGCTGTTCGGCAATATTTCGACTTGATGACGAAGTTGGTTGGATTGAACACCATGTCCGCCACTTGAGAGAGAAGTTGCCTGTGCAGTCTCGTTGCTGGTTCTGCGATGACTACCCCTTCGTTGCCGAGTCCCCTAGCGACCTGTATCCCAGATTTTACGAGCGCATGCAGCATATCCGCTGGCATATTGATTTCGAGCGGGTGACAAGCGACCATATGCGTCCAGACTTCCACGTCGTCGAACATATGTATAGGCAGCGTCTGATTCCCGAACACACGTATCGCCTCGCGATGCAGTTCGATGAGTTGCCGCCACAACTCCAGATCCCAGGGACGCCAGGCGCGGCTCCGCcgtcatcgtcttcatcaaTGTCACGACCATCGAGAAATTCGTCGAGTCGGCATCGAATGGATGAAATATACTCTCAAGGCTCGGGATATCGGTTGAGACGATAG